One window of the Trifolium pratense cultivar HEN17-A07 linkage group LG2, ARS_RC_1.1, whole genome shotgun sequence genome contains the following:
- the LOC123904152 gene encoding LOW QUALITY PROTEIN: probable disease resistance protein At5g66900 (The sequence of the model RefSeq protein was modified relative to this genomic sequence to represent the inferred CDS: substituted 2 bases at 2 genomic stop codons), whose product MADLFSGGTVGAVIGEMLKYALPTIQNGLEFGPTLEMNIETLNALAPLVEQIKDYSDLLGRPGEEIEXXLQISKKLNRWKFFRLPRYKTKLQKKDEELKRHLNVNVQVENRRDLMDVLIKVNEILEFIMTMRKENLVSAQIWGLSGNQIWGLWGAPEEPVCVVGMDEPLNNLKIELIKDGVSVHVLTGFGGSGKSTLAKKLCWDSQIKGKFCGNIFYVSLKRFPSLKHIVQTLFKHCGLRVPEFHNDEDAFNRLRFLLSQIGRNPILLVLDDVYPGSERLVESLVEMLKFRMLDCKILVTSREVEFRRFGTPCQLYPLHHDHAVSLFLHFAQLNHSSRYKKKLNHNSSYMPDKNLVHEIVKGCEGSPLVLQVMAGSLHQQPFVKWQNMKKCFMSRTNLKSNSTKYATMQDLHREQAIHQSKVEPFEQRKRQEIIELNAQLKKNDALQIRIKKLVGAIVALSCIVCNASDISGCNCLSSFSKILE is encoded by the exons ATGGCGGATCTATTCAGTGGAGGTACTGTTGGAGCTGTGATAGGCGAGATGTTGAAATATGCTCTCCCAACAATACAAAATGGTCTAGAATTTGGTCCAACTCTTGAGATGAACATCGAAACTTTGAACGCATTGGCTCCTTTAGTTGAACAAATCAAAGATTACAGTGATTTGTTGGGTCGACCCGGAGAAGAGATAGAGTGATAGCTTCA GATAAGCAAGAAGCTTAATCGATGGAAGTTTTTTCGTTTGCCACGTTACAAAACCAAGCTTCAGAAGAAAGATGAGGAACTTAAGAGACATTTGAATGTTAATGTTCAAGTTGAGAATAGAAGGGATTTGATGGATGTGTTGATTAAGGTGAATGaaattttagagtttattatgACTATGAGAAAGGAGAATTTAGTTAGTGCTCAAATTTGGGGTTTAAGTGGTAATCAAATTTGGGGTTTGTGGGGTGCTCCTGAAGAACCTGTATGTGTGGTGGGAATGGATGAGCCTTTAAATAATTTGAAGATTGAATTGATTAAGGATGGTGTTTCTGTACATGTATTGACTGGATTTGGTGGATCAGGAAAAAGCACTCTTGCTAAGAAGCTTTGTTGGGATTCACAAATCAAAG GCAAGTTCTGTGGAAACATCTTCTATGTTAGCCTCAAAAGATTTCCCAGCTTGAAGCACATTGTACAGACACTATTTAAACACTGTGGACTTCGGGTGCCTGAGTTTCATAACGACGAAGATGCATTCAACCGACTGAGATTTCTGCTGAGTCAAATTGGTAGAAATCCAATATTATTAGTCTTGGATGATGTTTATCCTGGCTCAGAAAGACTTGTTGAAAGCCTTGTTGAGATGTTAAAATTCCGAATGCTAGATTGTAAGATTTTGGTGACTTCAAGGGAGGTTGAATTTAGAAGATTTGGCACCCCATGCCAGTTGTATCCACTCCATCATGATCATGCAGTGTCCCTTTTTCTTCACTTTGCTCAGTTGAATCACAGCAGccgttacaaaaaaaaattgaaccacAACAGCTCATACATGCCTGATAAAAATCTTGTCCATG AAATAGTGAAAGGTTGTGAAGGCTCGCCGTTGGTGCTTCAGGTCATGGCTGGATCACTCCATCAGCAGCCTTTTGTGAAGTGGCAAAATATGAAGAAATGTTTTATGAGTCGAACCAATCTTAAGTCTAATAGCACTAAATATGCCACGATGCAGGATCTCCACCGAGAACAAGCAATCCATCAAAGCAAAGTGGAACCATTTGAACAAAGAAAAAGGCAGGAGATAATTGAGTTGAATGCTCAGTTGAAGAAAAATGATGCATTGCAGATTAGGATAAAAAAGCTTGTTGGAGCCATTGTGGCTCTAAGCTGTATTGTTTGTAATGCTTCTGATATTTCTGGTTGTAATTGTTTAAGTAGCTTTAGTAAAATATTAGAGTAA
- the LOC123908355 gene encoding uncharacterized protein LOC123908355 — MAAEILLGGAVGAAMGEIMKGAIQNIQNGRQFGPTLEMNAETLNALAPLVEEMKGFNYVLNRPIEEIERFEKHIREGKELERKGKMLTRWKFLWYSHYQTKLKKKDEDLLRYLAVNMQVENRRDVMEMLAKVNGIYELIMRKEGLSGNQIWGLNGNQFGGLWGVPGEFVGMEEPLNNLKIEMMKDGVSVHVLNGLGGSGQNTLAKKLCWDSQIKGKFGGNIFFITISATSDLKNIVQQTLFEHCGLWVPEFHNDEDAINRLGLLLKKVGKNPILLVLDNVCPGSESLVESLVEKLQIQMQDLVDCKILVTSTADAFTRFGTPRELYPLQHDHAVSLFLHFAQLNHSSSYMPDNDLLNEIVKGCRGLPWVLQFVAGLLCRQPFEMWQNMKECLNGQMIIYDCIQHPYFAMHVPHRELTMNGYSRPDDWWMGQNQQRIIDGGNGIMKDRAPPRRKKQSTMMEDIVLWRRKKINIMIIVAATVIWVLMEVYQFNFLTLMSWLTIFVVASMFFYSNMLIRFGKEPPNLLRLELKEETAVRMAKTIRAWIRRSIKWLFFIVSRKKNWPEFVRVVARLLAISYVGNCVDFLTFIYIGILAGMTLPATYIKNKDKIKRSIYWLNFYFKRSIYLMNFSLSGNYTQNKRKNNNKKERKKKSKRGVCDSVGLGQTATK, encoded by the exons ATGGCGGCGGAAATATTACTTGGAGGTGCTGTTGGAGCTGCGATGGGGGAGATAATGAAAGGTGCTATCCAAAACATACAAAATGGTCGACAATTTGGTCCAACTCTTGAGATGAACGCAGAAACTTTGAACGCTCTGGCTCCTTTGGTTGAAGAGATGAAAGGTTTCAACTACGTGTTGAATCGACCCATAGAAGAGATAGAGAGGTTTGAGAAACATATAAGAGAAGGTAAAGAGCTTGAAAGAAAAGGCAAGATGCTTACTCGATGGAAATTTCTTTGGTATTCACATTACCAAACCAAGCTTAAGAAGAAAGATGAAGATCTTCTGAGATATTTGGCTGTTAACATGCAAGTTGAGAATAGAAGAGATGTGATGGAGATGTTGGCAAAGGTGAATGGAATTTATGAGCTTATTATGAGAAAGGAGGGTTTAAGTGGTAATCAAATTTGGGGTTTAAATGGTAATCAATTTGGGGGTTTGTGGGGTGTTCCTGGTGAATTTGTGGGAATGGAGGAGCCTTTAAATAATTTGAAGATTGAAATGATGAAGGATGGTGTTTCTGTACATGTATTGAATGGTTTGGGTGGATCAGGGCAAAACACTCTTGCTAAGAAGCTTTGTTGGGATTCACAAATCAAAG GCAAGTTTGGTGGAAACATCTTCTTTATTACCATCTCAGCAACTTCCGACTTGAAGAACATTGTACAACAGACACTATTTGAACACTGTGGACTTTGGGTGCCTGAGTTTCATAACGACGAAGATGCAATTAACAGATTAGGACTTTTGCTGAAGAAAGTTGGTAAAAATCCAATATTATTAGTCTTGGATAATGTTTGTCCTGGCTCAGAAAGCCTTGTTGAAAGCCTTGTTGAGAAGTTACAAATCCAAATGCAAGATTTGGTAGATTGTAAGATTTTGGTGACTTCAACCGCGGATGCATTTACAAGATTTGGCACCCCGCGCGAGTTGTATCCACTCCAACATGATCATGCAGTGTCCCTTTTTCTTCACTTTGCTCAACTGAATCACAGCAGCTCATACATGCCTGATAATGATCTTCTCAATGAG ATAGTGAAAGGTTGTAGGGGTTTACCATGGGTGCTTCAGTTCGTTGCTGGATTACTCTGTCGGCAGCCTTTTGAGATGTGGCAAAATATGAAGGAATGTTTAAACGGTCAAATGATTATTTATGATTGCATCCAACATCCCTATTTCGCGATGCATGTTCCCCACAGAGAACTAACAATGAATGGATATAGTCGTCCTGATGATTGGTGGATGGGACAGAATCAGCAGAGAATCATTG ATGGTGGCAATGGCATAATGAAGGACAGAGCACCACCTAGGAGGAAGAAACAAAGTACAATGATGGAGGACATAGTACTATGgaggagaaagaaaataaatataatgattATAGTTGCGGCAACAGTAATTTGGGTGTTGATGGAAGTTTATCAATTTAACTTCCTAACTCTCATGTCATGGCTCACCATATTTGTTGTTGCTTCAATGTTCTTCTATTCCAATATGCTTATACGTTTTGGAAA ggAACCACCAAACTTGTTGAGGTTGGAATTGAAGGAAGAAACAGCTGTGAGAATGGCAAAGACAATTAGAGCATGGATTCGAAGATCAATAAAGTGGTTGTTTTTCATTGTGAGCAGAAAGAAAAATTGGCCTGAGTTTGTGAGAGTTGTGGCTAGGTTGTTGGCAATCTCTTATGTAGGAAATTGCGTGGACTTCCTAACATTCATTTATATAG GTATATTGGCCGGTATGACACTTCCTGCaacttatataaaaaacaagGACAAGATTAAAAGATCAATATATTGGTTGAATTTCTACTTCAAAAGATCAATATATTTGATGAATTTCTCCTTAAGTGGAAACtacacacaaaataaaagaaaaaataataataaaaaagaaagaaagaagaaaagtaaAAGAGGTGTGTGTGATTCTGTTGGGCTTGGCCAAACTGCCACAAAGTGA
- the LOC123908350 gene encoding probable disease resistance protein At5g66900 has protein sequence MADLFSGGAVGALMGETVKYALQTIKKGQQFRPTLETNIETLDALAPLVEKMKGFNDLLDRPSEEIERLEKHMREGKEIVEESKKFTWRKIFSFPGQQTKLKKQDDKLRRYLSVDVQAENKRDLMDVLTKVNAIFEILLIKDKLGQFDDGNQIRGLCGAPDEPQCKGMDESLNKLKIEMMKDGVSVHVLTGLGGSGKSTLAKKLCWDPQIKGKFGGNIFFVTVSKTPNLKNIVRTLFEHCGLREPKFHSNEDAINRLGLLLRQVGRNPILLVLDDVWPGSEGLVEKFKFQMSDYKILVTSRVAFRRFGTPFQLDPLDLDHAVSLFHHFAQLNHNSSYMPDKNLVREIVKGCKGSPLALQVIAGSLCKQPIEIWKNMKEHFQNQSILESKRYFPSDSTDTDLLCRLQQSLDMLEDINEKECFVDLGLFPEDQRIPVTVLIDMWATLYNLDEDGTQAMAIVHNLNTRNLINVIATRKVATETDMYYNNHYVMMHDLLRELAIHQSKGEPFEQRKRLTIDLNGDDRPDWWIGPNQQGIISRMQSFVTGLLVKQKQLKVAARILSISTDETFSSDWCDMQPDEAEVMVLNLRSDQYSLPDFTKKMIKLDSLIVTNYGFHCSELTKFELLGLLSNLKRIRLEKVSVPCLCPLKNLQKLSLHMCNTRNAFESCSIQISDTMPNLVELSIDYCKDLIKLPDGLCNITTLKKLSITNCHNLSAMPHDIGKLENLEVLRLCSCSDLKEMPKYVAGLNKLCCLDISNCVSLSKLPKDIGELQKLEKLSMKGCSNLSGLPNSVIKFGNLKHEMHVICDEERAALWEQYPNIPNLRIDMLKEDINLNWLHRTRS, from the exons ATGGCGGATCTATTCAGTGGAGGTGCGGTTGGAGCTTTGATGGGAGAAACTGTGAAATATGCACTTCAAACAATCAAAAAGGGTCAACAATTTCGTCCCACACTCGAAACCAACATCGAAACTTTAGATGCTTTGGCTCCATTGGTTGAAAAAATGAAAGGTTTCAACGATTTGTTGGATCGACCGAGCGAAGAGATAGAGAGGTTAGAGAAACACATGAGAGAAGGTAAAGAGATTGTAGAAGAAAGTAAGAAATTTACTTGGCGGAAGATTTTCTCATTTCCGGGTCAACAAACAAAACTTAAGAAACAAGATGATAAACTTAGGAGATATTTGTCTGTTGATGTTCAAGCTGAGAATAAAAGGGATTTGATGGATGTGTTGACTAAGGTCAATGCAATTTTTGAGATTTTGTTGATAAAAGATAAGTTGGGTCAGTTTGATGATGGGAATCAAATTAGGGGTTTGTGTGGTGCTCCTGATGAGCCTCAATGTAAGGGAATGGATGAGTCTTTAAATAAGTTGAAGATTGAAATGATGAAGGATGGTGTTTCTGTACATGTATTGACTGGTTTGGGTGGATCAGGTAAAAGTACTCTTGCTAAGAAGCTTTGTTGGGATCCACAAATCAAAG GCAAGTTTGGTGGAAACATCTTCTTTGTTACCGTCTCAAAAACTCCCAACTTGAAGAACATTGTACGGACACTATTTGAACACTGTGGACTTCGGGAGCCTAAATTTCATAGCAACGAAGATGCAATTAATCGATTAGGACTTTTGCTGAGGCAAGTTGGTAGAAATCCAATATTATTAGTCTTGGATGATGTTTGGCCTGGCTCCGAAGGCCTTGTTGAGAAGTTCAAGTTTCAAATGTCAGATTATAAGATTTTGGTGACTTCAAGGGTTGCATTTAGAAGATTTGGCACCCCATTCCAATTGGATCCACTTGATCTTGATCATGCAGTGTCCCTTTTCCATCACTTTGCTCAATTGAATCACAACAGCTCATACATGCCGGATAAAAATCTTGTCCGTGAG ATAGTGAAAGGTTGTAAGGGTTCGCCGCTGGCGCTTCAGGTCATTGCTGGATCACTCTGTAAGCAGCCTATTGAGATATGGAAAAATATGAAGGAACATTTTCAAAATCAATCCATTCTGGAGTCTAAAAGATATTTTCCGAGTGATAGCACTGACACTGACTTGCTTTGTCGCCTTCAACAAAGTTTGGATATGTTGGAGGATATCAATGAGAAGGAGTGCTTTGTGGATCTAGGGCTATTTCCTGAAGACCAGAGGATCCCTGTTACTGTCCTCATCGATATGTGGGCGACACTGTATAATCTAGATGAAGATGGTACACAAGCAATGGCCATTGTCCATAATTTAAACACTAGGAATTTGATTAATGTCATAGCTACAAG GAAAGTTGCAACAGAAACAGACATGTACTACAATAACCACTATGTAATGATGCATGATCTCCTCAGAGAACTAGCGATCCATCAAAGTAAAGGAGAACCATTTGAACAGAGAAAAAGATTGACCATTGACTTGAATGGAGATGATCGTCCCGATTGGTGGATAGGACCAAATCAGCAAGGAATCATTAGTCGTATGCAGTCTTTCGTAACTGGATTGTTGGTAAAACAGAAGCAACTAAAGGTTGCTGCCCGTATATTGTCTATATCAACTg ATGAAACATTTTCTTCGGATTGGTGTGATATGCAACCTGATGAAGCTGAGGTTATGGTGTTGAATCTCCGGTCTGACCAGTACTCATTACCagatttcaccaaaaaaatgaTTAAACTGGATAGTTTAATAGTCACGAATTATGGTTTCCATTGTTCTGAATTAACCAAGTTTGAGCTACTTGGTTTGTTATCAAACTTGAAAAGAATAAGGTTGGAGAAAGTTTCTGTCCCTTGCCTATGCCCATTGAAGAATCTGCAAAAATTATCCCTTCATATGTGCAATACAAGGAATGCTTTTGAAAGCTGTTCTATCCAAATTTCAGATACTATGCCAAATCTAGTGGAGTTGAGCATTGACTATTGTAAAGATTTGATTAAATTGCCTGATGGATTGTGTAACATAACCACATTGAAGAAGCTCAGTATCACCAATTGCCACAATCTTTCTGCAATGCCTCACGATATTGGAAAGCTGGAGAATTTGGAAGTGCTAAGGCTTTGTTCCTGTTCTGATTTAAAAGAGATGCCAAAATATGTTGCAGGCCTTAACAAGCTATGTTGTCTCGACATCTCAAACTGTGTGAGTCTTTCAAAATTACCTAAAGATATTGGTGAATTGCAAAAGCTTGAGAAGCTCTCAATGAAGGGTTGCTCAAACTTGAGTGGATTGCCTAATTCTGTCATCAAATTTGGAAATTTAAAGCATGAAATGCATGTGATCTGTGACGAAGAACGTGCTGCCTTATGGGAACAGTATCCCAACATTCCCAATCTAAGGATAGATATGCTTAAAGAAGATATTAACTTAAATTGGCTTCATAGAACTCGTTCCTGA